In Mobula birostris isolate sMobBir1 chromosome 15, sMobBir1.hap1, whole genome shotgun sequence, the following proteins share a genomic window:
- the LOC140210644 gene encoding ataxin-1-like, which yields MKPAYERNQECLPPKKRELLQNSTGGEEVLKNNTLPTSITTVSDADWSKSAAEENQTTLRCGVRADNGDSSPGVAVDQYSMMYKLAVPSASNSLSAQNSLVNMGHLSPGYSIASPLLQHHGVPYMPVHYTQLPHASLQFVGAPYTIPYVSHGILPNPLISSTMGIPTSHFSHLVSYPSVMAEAVTPPPQTTSPIETYSKTTGSPIQNLTPQGPLAHLSATEPSQGMAHGRVHFQPSVLTPSYASFTTAVPNLDISHNNRFSFQMAKDKEIAEAVLEVSTNRIEGASNHQNFEKRPRQERFIELQAPHNVGRKEPQLSSPIEQARGSPHFLSHREPRNEVTSPAQRSTPDTDLEVQQVVGSLSAQGTEGPVVVRNEVLSNVKVSQNSVKNQEQLRHHLQVIPGKNFAEFCSSEELPQSPYLPAQQHVTPGLKRQMLDDQCGHLHKTMVLANGQPILMPVDAPALANSLVNTAAVTTEPVIQRAVDAQTSVCTVVPLPASQPTVPVLQSVLVQQSPAAPIPSHFMKGAIIQLANGELKRVEDLQAQDFVRSAEISTGLKIDSSTLMDIEDSQRAGYVTLHFSVGEPKSKVSVEVPREHPFFVFGQGWSSCSPERTAHLFGLSCQRLTVGNTCISLSAQTSSRSSTQPTSSINTISALESRTMATPEVVLAPPEISVHISRSSEIRNYSKDCVMQHLHTDSESTGVPSHPDYQCRWSPPVFQRESIQSEDAKMSTRPSFISQEVKLSIEGRSNAGK from the exons ATGAAACCTGCTTATGAGCGAAATCAGGAATGCCTGCCACCAAAGAAACGAGAACTTCTACAGAATAGCACTGGAGGTGAGGAGGTCTTAAAAAATAATACTTTGCCAACCAGTATTACTACTGTGAGTGATGCTGATTGGTCGAAAAGTGCTGCTGAAGAGAATCAAACAACACTGAGATGTGGAGTCAGAGCTGATAATGGTGACAGCTCACCTGGAGTTGCAGTGGATCAGTATAGTATGATGTACAAATTGGCTGTACCTTCTGCAAGCAATTCATTAAGTGCTCAGAATTCATTGGTGAACATGGGGCATCTGTCACCAGGTTACAGCATTGCATCTCCGCTTCTTCAACATCATGGGGTTCCATATATGCCTGTTCATTACACCCAGCTACCCCATGCTTCACTGCAATTTGTAGGAGCTCCATATACAATACCATATGTGTCTCATGGGATTCTGCCAAATCCTCTAATTTCTTCTACCATGGGCATTCCCACTTCTCATTTTTCTCATCTTGTCTCGTATCCTTCCGTGATGGCTGAGGCTGTTACTCCTCCTCCACAGACAACTTCTCCtatagaaacatacagtaaaaccaCTGGTTCTCCTATACAAAATTTGACTCCACAAGGACCACTGGCTCACCTATCTGCAACAGAACCATCGCAAGGTATGGCTCATGGTAGGGTTCATTTTCAACCCTCGGTGTTAACGCCATCATATGCCTCATTTACTACAGCAGTACCGAATCTAGATATCTCCCATAACAATAGATTTAGCTTTCAAATGGCAAAAGACAAAGAAATTGCTGAAGCTGTATTGGAAGTCTCAACAAACCGAATTGAAGGAGCTTCAAACCATCAAAATTTTGAGAAACGGCCGCGACAAGAAAGATTTATAGAACTTCAGGCACCCCATAATGTTGGCAGAAAAGAACCGCAGTTATCTTCACCAATTGAGCAAGCTAGAGGCAgtccccattttctttctcatAGGGAACCAAGGAATGAGGTTACCTCTCCAGCACAAAGGAGTACACCGGACACAGACCTAGAAGTCCAGCAAGTAGTTGGGAGTTTGAGTGCTCAAGGAACTGAGGGTCCTGTAGTTGTTAGAAACGAAGTCTTAAGTAATGTGAAAGTTTCTCAGAATTCAGTCAAAAATCAAGAGCAATTAAGACACCATTTGCAAGTCATTCCAGGTAAGAACTTTGCAGAGTTTTGTTCTAGTGAAGAATTACCACAATCTCCATATCTGCCTGCTCAACAGCATGTTACCCCAGGACTCAAAAGGCAAATGCTGGATGACCAATGTGGGCATTTGCATAAAACAATGGTATTAGCCAATGGGCAGCCAATATTAATGCCTGTTGATGCCCCTGCTCTTGCGAATTCCTTGGTTAATACAGCTGCTGTAACTACAGAACCCGTAATTCAAAGGGCTGTTGATGCACAAACAAGTGTTTGTACAGTGGTTCCACTTCCAGCTTCACAGCCCACTGTACCAGTTCTTCAGTCTGTCCTTGTCCAGCAGTCTCCAGCTGCTCCTATTCCTTCACACTTTATGAAAGGTGCCATCATCCAGTTAGCGAATGGGGAACTGAAACGTGTAGAAGACTTACAAGCGCAGGACTTTGTGCGTAGTGCAGAAATTAGTACTGGGTTAAAAATTGACTCCAGCACACTGATGGATATTGAGGACAGCCAACGGGCTGGCTATGTCACCCTCCATTTCTCTGTAGGAGAACCTAAATCGAAG GTGAGTGTAGAGGTCCCTCGAGAGCACCCATTCTTTGTATTTGGCCAGGGTTGGTCCTCTTGTAGCCCAGAACGCACTGCACACCTCTTTGGACTTTCATGTCAAAGGCTTACAGTGGGTAATACCTGCATATCACTCAGCGCACAAACTTCTAGCAGGAGTTCTACCCAGCCAACATCTTCAATCAATACCATTTCAGCTCTTGAGTCAAGGACCATGGCAACACCAGAGGTTGTCTTAGCTCCTCCAGAGATTTCAGTCCACATAAGTAGAAGCTCTGAGATTAGAAATTATTCTAAAGACTGTGTCATGCAGCATTTGCACACGGATTCTGAAAGCACCGGTGTTCCCAGCCACCCAGATTACCAGTGTCGCTGGTCTCCTCCGGTTTTCCAAAGAGAGAGTATTCAGTCAGAGGACGCAAAAATGTCCACTCGACCATCCTTCATATCACAGGAAGTCAAACTTTCAATAGAAGGACGATCAAATGCTGGAAAGTAA